A part of Streptomyces sp. NBC_01210 genomic DNA contains:
- a CDS encoding ABC transporter ATP-binding protein: protein MQRLTAESVTLGYDQRVIAENLSVEIPDNSFTVIVGPNACGKSTLLRALSRMLRPSEGRVLLDGQTIHSLPARKVARTLGLLPQSSIAPDGITVADLVARGRYPHQGLLRQWSPEDERIVEESMAATGVGELAERYVDELSGGQRQRVWIAMALAQQTPLLLLDEPTTFLDIQHQLEVLDLCSELHETQGRTLVAVLHDLNQAARYATHLIALREGKIVAEGAPADVVTAELVEQVFGVKSQVIDDPESGTPLVVPASRRRSATVVS from the coding sequence ATGCAGCGCCTCACCGCGGAATCGGTCACCCTCGGCTACGACCAGCGGGTCATCGCCGAGAACCTCTCGGTGGAGATCCCCGACAACTCCTTCACGGTGATCGTCGGCCCCAATGCCTGCGGAAAGTCGACACTGCTGCGTGCCCTGTCCCGGATGCTGAGGCCGTCCGAGGGACGGGTCCTGCTGGACGGACAGACCATCCACTCGCTGCCGGCCAGGAAGGTCGCCAGGACGCTGGGCCTGCTGCCGCAGTCGTCGATCGCACCGGACGGGATCACGGTCGCCGACCTCGTCGCACGCGGCCGCTATCCGCACCAGGGGCTGCTGCGTCAGTGGTCGCCGGAGGACGAGCGGATTGTCGAGGAATCGATGGCCGCGACCGGAGTCGGCGAACTGGCGGAACGCTATGTCGATGAATTGTCCGGTGGGCAGCGGCAGCGCGTATGGATCGCGATGGCACTGGCTCAGCAGACCCCACTGCTGCTGCTCGACGAGCCCACGACATTCCTCGACATCCAGCACCAGCTCGAGGTGCTCGACCTGTGCTCGGAGCTGCACGAGACGCAGGGGCGGACGCTTGTCGCCGTACTGCACGACCTCAATCAGGCCGCCCGTTACGCCACACACCTCATCGCGCTGCGCGAAGGGAAGATCGTCGCCGAGGGCGCGCCCGCGGATGTGGTCACCGCCGAGCTGGTGGAGCAGGTCTTCGGGGTGAAGAGCCAGGTCATCGACGACCCGGAGTCCGGGACGCCGCTGGTGGTGCCGGCGTCCCGGAGGCGTAGCGCCACGGTGGTGTCCTGA
- a CDS encoding sulfite exporter TauE/SafE family protein — protein MTIWEMLAVFAAGISAGTINTIVGSGTLITFPVLLATGLPPVTATVSNALGLIPGSVSGAIGYRAELTGQRSRLLRLSIAAAIGGISGALLLLMLPSTAFETIVPVLVALALILVILQPRITKAVQRRRERNGSHAHPDGGPLLFIGLLIASVYGGYFTAAQGIIYLSLMGMLLDDTLQRLNAAKNVLAAVVNSIAALFFLFVADFDWTAVLLIAVGSAIGGQLGAKIGRRLPPTALRVLIVVVGSVAIVQLLLR, from the coding sequence GTGACCATCTGGGAGATGCTCGCCGTCTTCGCCGCGGGCATCAGCGCCGGCACCATCAACACCATCGTCGGCTCAGGAACACTGATCACCTTCCCGGTGCTCCTCGCCACCGGCCTGCCCCCGGTCACCGCCACAGTCTCCAACGCCCTCGGTCTGATTCCCGGCTCGGTCAGCGGCGCCATCGGCTACCGCGCCGAACTCACCGGCCAGCGCAGCCGCCTCCTGCGCCTCAGCATCGCCGCCGCGATCGGCGGCATCAGCGGAGCTCTGCTGCTCCTGATGCTCCCCTCGACGGCCTTCGAGACGATCGTGCCGGTACTGGTCGCGCTCGCCCTCATCCTGGTGATCCTCCAGCCGCGCATCACCAAGGCCGTCCAGCGCCGCCGCGAGCGCAATGGCAGCCACGCCCACCCCGACGGCGGCCCGCTCTTGTTCATCGGATTGCTGATCGCCAGCGTCTACGGCGGCTACTTCACCGCCGCCCAAGGGATCATCTACCTGTCCCTGATGGGCATGCTGCTCGACGACACCCTGCAGCGCCTCAACGCCGCCAAGAACGTCCTCGCCGCCGTCGTCAACAGCATCGCCGCGCTCTTCTTCCTCTTCGTCGCGGACTTCGACTGGACAGCGGTCCTGCTGATCGCGGTCGGCTCAGCCATCGGCGGCCAGCTCGGCGCCAAGATCGGCCGCCGCCTCCCGCCGACGGCCCTGCGCGTACTGATCGTGGTGGTCGGCAGCGTCGCCATCGTCCAACTGCTGCTGCGCTGA
- a CDS encoding YbhB/YbcL family Raf kinase inhibitor-like protein, with protein MTELKRAPLPHDFHPAVPSFTVVSDDIAPGSVLKDAQVHSAGNTSPQLRWEGFPAETKSFAVTCFDPDAPTGSGFWHWVLFDIPGSVTELPAGAGSGKFEGLPEGAVQVRNDYGSKDFGGAAPPAGENHRYVFTVYAVDRAKLGPDADVSPAVVGFNLRFHTLARAQLIAEYEGPA; from the coding sequence GTGACCGAGCTCAAGAGGGCGCCGCTTCCGCACGACTTTCATCCGGCGGTGCCGTCGTTCACGGTGGTGAGCGATGACATCGCGCCGGGGTCGGTACTGAAGGACGCCCAGGTCCACTCGGCGGGCAACACCTCGCCGCAGCTGCGGTGGGAAGGCTTCCCGGCGGAGACCAAGAGCTTCGCCGTGACGTGCTTCGATCCGGACGCGCCGACGGGCAGCGGTTTCTGGCACTGGGTGCTCTTCGACATCCCGGGGTCGGTCACTGAGCTGCCGGCGGGTGCGGGCAGTGGGAAGTTCGAGGGGTTGCCCGAGGGTGCCGTTCAGGTCCGCAACGACTACGGGTCGAAGGACTTCGGCGGTGCGGCTCCGCCGGCCGGTGAGAACCACCGCTATGTCTTCACCGTGTACGCGGTGGACCGGGCGAAGCTCGGGCCCGACGCGGACGTCTCGCCCGCCGTCGTCGGCTTCAATCTGCGGTTTCACACGCTGGCCCGAGCGCAGCTGATCGCTGAGTACGAGGGGCCCGCCTAG
- a CDS encoding ABC transporter ATP-binding protein: protein MSDVLELVDVSVVRDGRALVDDVSWSVKEGERWVILGPNGAGKTTLLNIASSYLFPTSGTARILGERLGTAGVDVFELRPRIGMAGVAMAEKLPKRQTVLQTVLTAAYGMTATWHEDYDAVDEERARAFLDRLGMTEYLDRKFGTLSEGERKRTLIARAMMTDPELLLLDEPAAGLDLGGREDLVRRLGRLARDPYAPSMIMVTHHVEEIAPGFTHVLMIRQGKVLAAGPMETELTSRNLSLCFGLPLVVEQNGERWTAQGLPLG, encoded by the coding sequence ATGAGCGATGTACTGGAGCTGGTGGACGTATCCGTGGTCCGCGACGGACGCGCTCTGGTGGACGACGTCTCCTGGTCGGTCAAGGAAGGTGAGCGCTGGGTCATCCTCGGCCCCAACGGCGCCGGCAAGACCACCCTCCTCAACATCGCCTCCAGCTACCTCTTCCCGACCTCCGGTACGGCCAGAATCCTGGGCGAGCGGCTCGGCACCGCCGGTGTTGACGTATTCGAGCTCCGCCCCCGTATCGGCATGGCGGGCGTCGCCATGGCCGAGAAGCTCCCCAAGCGCCAGACCGTGTTGCAGACGGTCCTCACCGCCGCGTACGGCATGACAGCCACCTGGCACGAGGACTACGACGCCGTCGACGAGGAGCGCGCCCGCGCCTTCCTCGACCGCCTCGGCATGACCGAGTACCTGGACCGCAAGTTCGGCACGCTCTCCGAGGGCGAGCGCAAGCGCACTCTGATCGCCCGCGCGATGATGACGGACCCCGAGCTGCTGCTCCTCGACGAGCCGGCCGCCGGCCTCGACCTCGGCGGCCGCGAGGACCTGGTCCGCCGCCTCGGCCGCCTCGCCCGCGACCCGTACGCCCCCTCCATGATCATGGTCACGCACCATGTCGAGGAGATCGCCCCGGGCTTCACCCACGTCCTGATGATCCGTCAGGGCAAGGTGCTGGCCGCCGGTCCCATGGAGACCGAGCTGACCTCCCGCAACCTTTCGCTCTGCTTCGGCCTCCCGCTGGTCGTCGAGCAGAACGGCGAGCGCTGGACCGCGCAGGGCCTCCCGCTCGGCTGA
- a CDS encoding DNA-3-methyladenine glycosylase encodes MIESPDRTPMPRAFFDRPVLEVAPELLGCTLTRLTDGGPIELRLTEVEAYAGEVDPGSHAYRGRTARNDVMFGPPGHAYVYFTYGMWHCLNVVCGPEGMASGVLLRAGEIRVGADLARKRRFSARSDKELAKGPARLATALDVDRDLNGTDLCAGPTAPLSLLPGTAPSSDQVRSGPRTGVGGEGAHHPWRFWIDGDPTVSPYRAHTPRRRAT; translated from the coding sequence ATGATCGAGAGCCCCGACCGTACGCCGATGCCCCGGGCGTTCTTCGACCGCCCTGTTCTGGAGGTCGCCCCGGAGCTCCTTGGCTGCACCCTGACACGCCTGACCGACGGCGGTCCCATCGAGTTGCGCCTCACCGAAGTAGAGGCGTATGCGGGCGAGGTCGACCCCGGCTCCCACGCCTACCGCGGCCGCACCGCGCGCAACGACGTGATGTTCGGACCGCCCGGCCATGCGTACGTCTACTTCACCTACGGCATGTGGCACTGCCTCAATGTGGTGTGCGGCCCGGAGGGCATGGCGAGCGGTGTCCTCCTGCGCGCAGGTGAGATCCGAGTAGGCGCCGACCTCGCACGTAAACGACGGTTCTCGGCCCGTAGTGACAAGGAACTGGCCAAAGGCCCGGCCCGTCTGGCCACGGCCCTCGACGTCGACCGCGACCTGAACGGCACCGACCTCTGCGCCGGCCCGACCGCCCCACTGTCCCTACTGCCCGGTACCGCACCGAGCTCTGACCAGGTGCGCAGCGGCCCGCGCACGGGAGTCGGCGGTGAGGGCGCCCACCACCCCTGGCGGTTCTGGATCGACGGCGACCCCACTGTGAGCCCCTACCGGGCCCATACGCCGCGCCGCAGGGCAACTTGA
- a CDS encoding sporulation protein, producing MGFKRLLASLGAGGASVETELTEANVVPGGVVQGEVRIQGGSVDQLIEGLSVGLQARVEVEGGDQEVKQDIEFTKQRLGGAFEVKAGAVHVVPFGLEIPWETPVTSIAGQQLRGMNIGVTTELEIARALDSGDLDPINVHPLPAQQAILDAFIGLGFRFKSADMERGHIRGTRQRLPFYQEIEFFPPQQYRGLNQVELTFVADDREMDVILEMDKKPGLFSEGSDSYKAFKVGHHDFQSTDWAAYLNQWLADVGGRRNWL from the coding sequence ATGGGCTTCAAGAGGCTGCTTGCAAGCTTGGGCGCCGGCGGTGCTTCCGTGGAGACGGAGCTGACCGAGGCGAACGTGGTGCCCGGTGGTGTGGTGCAGGGCGAGGTGCGCATCCAGGGCGGCTCGGTGGATCAGCTGATCGAGGGGCTCTCCGTCGGTCTGCAGGCGCGGGTCGAGGTCGAGGGTGGTGACCAAGAGGTCAAGCAGGACATCGAGTTCACCAAGCAGCGGCTCGGTGGCGCCTTCGAGGTGAAGGCAGGGGCTGTGCACGTGGTGCCGTTCGGGCTCGAGATTCCGTGGGAGACCCCGGTCACGAGCATCGCCGGGCAGCAGCTGCGCGGGATGAACATCGGTGTGACGACGGAGCTGGAGATCGCGCGGGCCCTGGACTCGGGCGACCTGGACCCGATCAACGTGCACCCGCTGCCGGCGCAGCAGGCGATCCTGGACGCCTTCATCGGGCTGGGCTTCCGCTTCAAGAGCGCGGACATGGAGCGCGGGCACATTCGCGGTACGCGGCAGCGGCTGCCGTTCTACCAGGAAATCGAGTTCTTCCCGCCGCAGCAGTACCGGGGGCTGAACCAGGTCGAGCTCACGTTTGTCGCCGACGACCGCGAGATGGACGTCATCCTCGAGATGGACAAGAAGCCGGGGCTGTTCAGCGAGGGCAGTGACTCGTACAAGGCCTTCAAGGTGGGTCACCACGACTTCCAGTCGACCGACTGGGCGGCATACCTCAACCAGTGGCTCGCCGATGTCGGCGGGCGTCGTAACTGGCTCTAG
- a CDS encoding FecCD family ABC transporter permease has translation MVDSPPIQSAEPQSAPASRRRHALRATGLLVSVGILLLVCLASIATGAKSMPLSDVWHGLFHNSGAGNDVIVHDVRVPRTLLGLIVGAALGLAGAVMQALTRNPLAEPGLLGVNAGASAAVVSAISFLGVTSLTGYVWFAFLGAGIVSALVYILGGSRGATPVRLALAGTAVSAALVGYIHAVQLLDAAALDRLRFWTVGSLASADMETIGKVAPFIGIGVVLALLLARPLNAMEMGDDTARALGAHLNRTRILSMLAVTLLCGSATAACGPIVFIGLMIPHLVRAVTGPDMRWILPYATVLSPVLLLGADVVGRVITRPAELQVGIVTALIGGPVFIHLVRRKRMAQL, from the coding sequence TTGGTCGACAGTCCCCCCATACAGAGCGCCGAGCCGCAATCCGCACCCGCATCCCGGAGGCGCCACGCGCTGCGCGCCACCGGGTTGCTCGTGTCCGTCGGCATCCTGCTGCTGGTCTGCCTCGCGAGCATCGCGACAGGTGCCAAGTCGATGCCGCTGTCCGATGTGTGGCACGGCCTGTTCCACAACTCGGGCGCCGGCAACGACGTGATCGTCCACGATGTTCGTGTACCGCGGACCCTGCTCGGCCTGATCGTCGGCGCGGCTCTCGGACTCGCCGGCGCGGTGATGCAGGCGCTGACCCGCAACCCGCTCGCGGAACCGGGGCTGTTGGGTGTGAACGCCGGCGCCTCGGCCGCGGTCGTCTCCGCCATCAGCTTCCTCGGCGTCACCTCGCTCACCGGCTATGTGTGGTTCGCGTTCCTGGGCGCGGGCATCGTCTCCGCGCTCGTGTACATCCTCGGCGGCAGCCGGGGCGCGACACCGGTACGCCTCGCGCTCGCCGGAACCGCCGTCAGCGCCGCGCTCGTCGGCTATATCCACGCCGTACAGCTGCTGGACGCGGCCGCGCTCGACCGGCTTCGGTTCTGGACGGTCGGCTCGCTGGCCTCGGCCGATATGGAGACCATCGGCAAGGTGGCGCCTTTCATCGGCATCGGCGTGGTGCTCGCGCTGCTGCTCGCACGGCCGCTGAACGCGATGGAGATGGGTGACGACACCGCCCGCGCGCTGGGCGCGCATCTGAACCGCACCCGCATCCTCTCCATGCTCGCCGTCACTCTGCTGTGCGGGTCGGCGACCGCCGCCTGCGGGCCGATCGTCTTCATCGGGCTGATGATCCCGCATCTCGTCCGCGCCGTCACAGGTCCGGACATGCGGTGGATCCTGCCGTACGCGACGGTCCTCTCGCCCGTCCTGCTGCTGGGCGCCGATGTCGTCGGCCGGGTCATCACCCGCCCCGCCGAGTTGCAGGTCGGCATCGTCACCGCGCTGATCGGCGGGCCCGTCTTCATCCATCTCGTACGCCGCAAGAGGATGGCCCAGCTGTGA
- a CDS encoding HAD hydrolase-like protein: MSQQSRNRPSGSATALSEAYDTALLDLDGVVYAGGEAIAHAVDSLLTARDGGMHLAYVTNNALRPPEAVAAHITELGVPTDAADVINSAQAVARLISEQVPAGSRVLVVGGEGLRVALRERGLEPVESADDDPAAVVQGYGGPDLAWGRFAEACYAIARGVPWFASNTDLTIPSARGIAPGNGAAVEVVRIATGAEPQVAGKPLPPMHKETILRTGARKPLVVGDRLDTDIEGAFNGGVDSLLVLTGVTDGAQLLAARPEHRPTYVDADLRGMLTGQPEVGEAESGFTCGGWTASVREDELALDGDGEPLDGLRALCAAAWTDAGDGVCELDAGKVLSRLGL, translated from the coding sequence ATGAGCCAGCAGAGCAGGAACCGGCCGAGCGGCAGTGCGACGGCGCTGAGCGAGGCGTACGACACGGCGCTGCTCGACCTCGACGGAGTGGTGTACGCGGGCGGTGAGGCGATTGCGCACGCCGTGGATTCGCTGCTGACGGCGCGGGACGGCGGGATGCATCTCGCGTATGTGACCAACAATGCGCTGCGGCCGCCCGAGGCCGTGGCCGCGCACATCACCGAGCTGGGCGTGCCCACCGACGCGGCGGATGTCATCAACTCCGCACAGGCCGTGGCCCGGTTGATCTCCGAGCAGGTGCCGGCCGGTTCCCGGGTGCTGGTGGTCGGCGGGGAGGGGCTGCGGGTCGCGCTGCGCGAGCGCGGGCTCGAGCCGGTGGAATCCGCCGACGACGATCCGGCGGCGGTGGTGCAGGGGTACGGCGGTCCGGACCTGGCCTGGGGGCGGTTCGCCGAGGCCTGTTACGCGATCGCGCGGGGCGTGCCGTGGTTCGCTTCCAACACGGATCTGACGATTCCGAGTGCGCGTGGGATCGCGCCGGGCAATGGTGCGGCCGTGGAGGTCGTACGGATCGCGACGGGTGCGGAGCCGCAGGTGGCGGGCAAACCGCTGCCGCCGATGCACAAGGAGACGATCCTGCGGACGGGTGCGCGTAAGCCGCTGGTGGTCGGGGACCGGCTGGACACGGACATCGAGGGTGCGTTCAACGGCGGCGTGGACTCGCTGCTCGTACTGACCGGGGTGACGGACGGCGCGCAGCTGCTGGCCGCGCGGCCCGAGCACCGGCCGACCTATGTGGACGCCGATCTGCGCGGGATGCTGACCGGGCAGCCCGAAGTCGGGGAGGCGGAGAGCGGGTTCACCTGCGGCGGGTGGACCGCGTCCGTACGGGAGGACGAGCTGGCGCTCGACGGGGACGGCGAGCCGTTGGACGGGCTGCGGGCGCTGTGCGCTGCGGCCTGGACCGACGCCGGGGACGGCGTGTGCGAGCTGGACGCGGGCAAGGTGCTGTCCCGGCTTGGCCTGTAG
- a CDS encoding DUF1015 domain-containing protein: MNTEGPAANDGLHLIPFRGLRYVPERVGSLAAVTSPPYDVVVRPDGLLHLESADPHNIVRLILPQANTAGARNQQAADTLDRWLSEGILAPDPEPAFYVYEQRKDDILQRGIIGALALSEPSEGVVLPHEDVMPDVVADRAALMRTTAANLEPLLFTYRSMGGATGATAVIDRTILRTPLLATTTEDGFKHRLWSVTDPDDLSEVRADLSDHQALIADGHHRWATYLRLRAEHPSPSPWNYGLVLLIDTARYPLRVRAIHRLLHRLPVSEALAALTGSFRIQQLDGPLPQALETLANAAAEGNAFLLAGDGGFHLVDRPDAKLLSRTVRRDRPEAWRTLDATVLHSTLLDHIWRIPDTPEHIAYIHDTEAAVEQAERKGGTAVVMHPVREEVVRNLAREGVTMPRKSTSFGPKPATGLVLRSLALD, encoded by the coding sequence ATGAACACCGAAGGTCCCGCGGCCAATGACGGTCTGCACCTGATCCCGTTCCGTGGACTGCGCTATGTCCCTGAGCGGGTCGGCAGCCTCGCCGCCGTGACCTCACCGCCGTACGACGTCGTCGTCAGGCCCGACGGCCTGCTCCATCTGGAGTCGGCGGATCCGCACAACATCGTCCGGCTGATCCTCCCGCAGGCGAACACCGCCGGCGCCCGCAACCAGCAGGCCGCCGACACCCTCGACCGCTGGCTCTCCGAGGGCATCCTGGCCCCGGACCCCGAGCCCGCGTTCTACGTGTACGAGCAGCGCAAGGACGACATCCTCCAGCGCGGCATCATCGGGGCGCTCGCACTGTCCGAACCGTCCGAGGGCGTCGTCCTCCCGCACGAGGACGTGATGCCGGACGTCGTCGCGGACCGCGCGGCGCTGATGCGTACGACCGCCGCCAATCTGGAACCGCTGCTCTTCACCTACCGCAGCATGGGCGGTGCGACCGGCGCGACCGCCGTCATCGACCGCACCATCCTCCGTACCCCGCTGCTGGCCACCACCACGGAGGACGGCTTCAAGCACCGGCTGTGGTCCGTGACGGACCCCGACGACCTGTCCGAGGTCCGCGCAGATCTCTCCGACCACCAGGCGCTGATCGCCGACGGCCACCACCGCTGGGCGACCTATCTGCGGCTGCGCGCCGAACACCCTTCCCCGAGCCCGTGGAACTACGGCCTGGTCCTGCTGATCGACACGGCCCGCTATCCCCTCAGGGTGCGCGCCATCCACCGCCTGTTGCACCGCCTCCCTGTCTCCGAGGCGCTGGCCGCTCTGACCGGCTCCTTCCGCATCCAGCAACTCGACGGCCCGCTTCCGCAGGCGCTCGAGACTCTCGCGAACGCGGCCGCCGAGGGCAACGCATTCCTCCTCGCGGGCGACGGCGGATTCCACCTCGTCGACCGCCCGGACGCCAAGCTGCTGTCCCGTACGGTCCGGCGCGACCGCCCCGAGGCCTGGCGCACACTCGACGCCACGGTCCTCCACTCCACGCTCCTGGACCACATCTGGCGGATCCCGGACACCCCGGAGCACATCGCCTACATCCATGACACGGAGGCGGCCGTCGAGCAGGCGGAACGCAAGGGCGGCACCGCGGTGGTGATGCATCCGGTGCGGGAAGAGGTCGTGCGGAATCTCGCTCGCGAGGGGGTCACGATGCCCCGCAAGTCCACGTCGTTCGGCCCGAAGCCGGCGACGGGCCTGGTCCTCAGAAGCCTCGCACTGGACTGA
- a CDS encoding NfeD family protein — MDIDAWVWWLIGAVGLGIPLVLTAMPEFGMLSAGAVAAAVVAALGGGTVAQVLVFAVVSVALIAVVRPIATRHRSQRPQFASGVDALKGRQAVVLERVDGSGGRIKLAGEVWSARALDATMSYEAGQQVDVVEIDGATAVVM; from the coding sequence GTGGACATCGACGCATGGGTGTGGTGGCTGATCGGCGCGGTCGGACTGGGCATTCCGCTCGTACTGACGGCGATGCCCGAATTCGGCATGCTCTCCGCCGGAGCGGTGGCCGCGGCCGTCGTCGCGGCGCTCGGCGGCGGCACGGTGGCCCAAGTGCTCGTCTTCGCCGTGGTCTCCGTCGCACTCATCGCCGTTGTACGCCCCATCGCCACCCGGCACCGCTCCCAACGCCCTCAATTCGCCAGCGGAGTCGACGCGCTGAAAGGCCGTCAGGCCGTCGTCCTGGAACGGGTCGACGGCAGCGGCGGCCGGATCAAACTCGCCGGTGAGGTGTGGTCCGCGCGCGCACTCGACGCGACCATGTCGTACGAGGCAGGCCAACAGGTCGACGTAGTGGAGATCGACGGAGCCACCGCCGTGGTCATGTGA
- a CDS encoding SPFH domain-containing protein gives MQPIIIVLIILVVLVFIALIKTIQVIPQASAAIVERFGRYTRTLNAGLNIVVPFIDSIRNRIDLREQVVPFPPQPVITQDNLVVNIDTVIYYQVTDARAATYEVASYIQAIEQLTVTTLRNIIGGMDLERTLTSREEINAALRGVLDEATGKWGIRVNRVELKAIEPPTSIQDSMEKQMRADRDKRAAILTAEGIRQSQILTAEGEKQSAILRAEGEAKAAALRAEGEAQAIRTVFESIHAGDADQKLLAYQYLQMLPKIAEGDANKLWIVPSEIGDALKGLSGAMGNFNPMAGMGGGSGSGKSGGGNGTERREQPPID, from the coding sequence ATGCAACCGATCATCATCGTCCTGATCATTCTGGTGGTGCTGGTCTTCATCGCCCTGATCAAGACGATCCAGGTCATCCCACAGGCCAGCGCCGCCATCGTCGAACGCTTCGGGCGCTACACCCGCACCCTCAACGCGGGCCTGAACATCGTCGTCCCGTTCATCGACTCGATCCGCAACCGCATCGACCTCCGTGAACAGGTCGTCCCCTTCCCGCCCCAGCCGGTGATCACCCAGGACAACCTGGTGGTCAACATCGACACCGTCATCTACTACCAAGTGACCGACGCCCGCGCCGCCACGTACGAAGTCGCCAGCTACATCCAGGCGATCGAGCAGCTCACGGTCACCACCCTGCGAAACATCATCGGTGGCATGGACCTCGAGCGGACCCTGACCTCCCGCGAGGAGATCAACGCGGCCCTGCGCGGCGTGCTCGACGAGGCCACCGGCAAGTGGGGCATCCGCGTCAACCGTGTCGAGCTCAAGGCGATCGAGCCGCCCACCTCCATCCAGGACTCGATGGAGAAGCAGATGCGCGCCGACCGTGACAAGCGCGCCGCGATCCTCACCGCCGAGGGCATCCGGCAGTCGCAGATCCTCACCGCCGAAGGTGAGAAGCAGTCCGCGATCCTGCGCGCCGAAGGTGAGGCCAAGGCGGCCGCGCTGCGCGCCGAGGGCGAGGCCCAGGCCATCCGTACGGTCTTCGAGTCCATCCATGCCGGCGACGCCGACCAGAAGCTCCTCGCCTACCAGTACCTCCAGATGCTCCCGAAGATCGCCGAGGGCGACGCCAACAAGCTCTGGATCGTGCCCAGCGAGATCGGCGACGCGCTCAAGGGTCTGAGCGGCGCCATGGGCAACTTCAACCCGATGGCCGGCATGGGCGGCGGCTCCGGCTCCGGCAAGTCCGGCGGAGGCAACGGCACAGAACGCCGCGAGCAGCCCCCCATCGACTGA
- a CDS encoding HNH endonuclease: MRDTLVLNASFEPLSTVTLNRAVVLVLQDKAVVEQAHPGLRVRAAAVDLPVPQVIRLCRYVRVPFRRQAPWSRRGVLVRDQHRCAYCGKRATTVDHVVPRSRGGADSWLNTVASCAEDNHRKADRTPEQAGMPLLHEPFVPSPADAMLLGMRAGERSELPQWLTAQPAA, from the coding sequence GTGCGGGACACGCTGGTACTGAATGCGAGCTTCGAGCCGCTGTCGACAGTGACACTCAACCGTGCGGTGGTGCTGGTCCTGCAGGACAAGGCCGTCGTCGAGCAGGCCCACCCCGGACTCCGTGTGCGTGCTGCCGCGGTCGATCTTCCGGTGCCCCAGGTGATCAGGCTCTGCCGCTATGTCAGGGTGCCTTTTCGAAGACAGGCGCCGTGGTCGAGGCGGGGTGTGCTGGTACGGGACCAGCACCGGTGCGCGTACTGCGGCAAGCGCGCCACGACTGTGGACCATGTGGTGCCGCGGTCGCGCGGTGGTGCGGACAGCTGGCTGAATACGGTCGCGTCCTGCGCCGAGGACAATCACCGCAAAGCGGACCGTACGCCGGAGCAGGCAGGGATGCCGCTGCTCCACGAGCCGTTCGTACCGTCTCCGGCGGACGCGATGCTGCTCGGGATGCGGGCCGGTGAGCGGTCGGAGCTGCCGCAGTGGCTGACGGCGCAGCCGGCCGCGTAG
- a CDS encoding FecCD family ABC transporter permease: MPVKAIRTPGGLSFRVDPRAAVVVLLLAAATAATGVVLVGSGDFPISPGEVIATLLGNGTPAQEFIVQDLRLPRVLVGVLVGASLALSGAIFQSITRNPLGSPDVIGFGQGATVGALSVIVLFHGGAVAVAGGALVGGVATGVGVHVLAWKRGVHGYRLVLVGIGIAAMLTAANQYLLTKASLVDAIQATLWMTGSLDGRDWAQVWPLLGVCAVLVPLVSGYGRPLRMLEMGDDAAYALGAPVERTRVVLLSAGVLLVSVATAAAGPITFVALSAPQLARRLTRSPGPNLATAAVMGAALLLVADWIATNAFGERQLPVGVVTGVLGGCYLLWLLVTERKAGRI, from the coding sequence ATCCCAGTGAAAGCCATACGTACCCCCGGCGGGCTCTCCTTCCGGGTCGATCCCCGCGCGGCCGTCGTCGTGCTGCTGCTCGCCGCGGCCACAGCGGCCACCGGAGTCGTACTCGTCGGCAGCGGCGACTTCCCGATCTCACCCGGCGAGGTGATCGCCACGCTGCTCGGGAACGGCACGCCGGCGCAGGAGTTCATCGTTCAGGATCTGCGGCTGCCGCGAGTGCTGGTCGGAGTGCTCGTCGGCGCCTCGCTCGCCCTCAGCGGCGCGATCTTCCAGTCCATCACCCGTAATCCGCTGGGCAGTCCGGACGTCATCGGCTTCGGGCAGGGCGCGACCGTCGGCGCGCTCAGCGTCATCGTGCTCTTCCATGGCGGGGCCGTCGCGGTGGCGGGCGGCGCGCTCGTCGGCGGAGTGGCGACCGGCGTCGGCGTCCATGTACTGGCCTGGAAGCGCGGGGTGCACGGCTACCGGCTGGTCCTCGTCGGTATCGGCATCGCCGCCATGCTCACCGCCGCCAACCAGTATCTGCTCACCAAGGCCAGCCTGGTCGACGCCATCCAGGCCACGCTCTGGATGACCGGCTCGCTCGACGGCCGCGACTGGGCGCAGGTCTGGCCACTGCTGGGCGTGTGTGCCGTTCTCGTGCCGCTGGTGTCCGGGTACGGGCGGCCGCTGCGGATGCTGGAGATGGGCGACGACGCGGCGTACGCGCTGGGCGCGCCGGTCGAACGTACCCGTGTGGTGCTGTTGAGCGCCGGCGTCCTGCTGGTCTCGGTCGCGACCGCGGCGGCGGGGCCGATCACCTTCGTCGCGCTGAGCGCACCGCAGCTCGCCCGTCGGCTGACCCGCTCGCCCGGCCCGAACCTGGCCACCGCCGCGGTGATGGGCGCCGCGCTGCTGCTGGTCGCCGACTGGATCGCCACCAACGCCTTCGGCGAGCGGCAGTTGCCGGTCGGTGTGGTGACCGGAGTGCTCGGCGGCTGCTATCTGCTCTGGCTGCTGGTCACCGAACGCAAGGCAGGACGCATATGA